ttataaaaaatattgaaggaaatGTAGTACGTTCTAACCAGCGCCTGATCggtagaaaatttttctttcagcATTCTTCGAAGTCGTGCAAAGATTGTAAGTAATTAATTCAGTTCATGTAATAATTGAATTGTCATAGACACAGAATTATTTTTCGCTGAAAACTAAAATCATCTCTGGCTAGTAGCTGATAATGATGCCTTTGTCTGTAACACGTTTCCACAATTTTTCTCAGGAATCAACTGAGGAAGAATAAACGGACTTCGTAGAGGTCAATTTTGAGGCTTATTTGGATATTGGCGATTTGGAAAACCTCTCAGATTGAAACTAAAATGAGGCGGTGTCCCATTATGCGTAAACCAAGGTTCCAATCACAATTCATAAACTTTAATGCTTCTACTTACATACagtatatcaaattttatatttaaggttgcaaagaaattaatatttttacgaaatttttggTTCAATATTGGCCCAACAAATCCTATAGCTCTCCAGGGTTTCaacttcataataaaatagtaatataatgataatatacATTTTTGCGAGTTCAGTAGTGtgaaaaaagtgttattttagaataattagGGCAAATTATAATTCTTATGTCTTTTTTTTACCTTGTGAGTTAGGCTCTGGAAGGGTCTCTCTCGGAACCAAATGCATCACTGTAGTTTTTCCGAAAGGTAAACCTAAAGCACCTAAAGTTACATTACTATGAAGAAAGCGTCCTTGATAGATGAGTCTGAGTATTTCGGCTTTCGAAACAGCTTCTTGACACCAATCTGCAAGGAAAAAGAAATCAAACTcataactgaaataaaaagaaaacagctAGCAACTTTACCAAAAACTATAACCTCAAACCGATCTAACCTGTAACGAACTATTTTAACTATATCCTCTTCTTCGTCACGTTGTAtgtattatacgagggttgccttTAAAGTTTTTCCAATCGAACAATATGTGGCGTTAATCAGTTGTGGCACCACTGTATTTGTCAACATTAACATTTGTTATTGTGTAGCCCAATAGCAATTTAGAAATTAACTGAGTAAGTGGGTTTAGGgaggatgattttttttattttaaaaagaccTTACACAATAAGAATGAATGAAATCGCAGACAGATAGAGTTGTCTCTTAAGATATCGCAGAACGGAATAGAATCGCTTTGGGATTGaatatttgaggaaaaaacatcgaaataatgTCTCATTGCCAGTACTCACCAGGTTTATCTcctaatgaattttttcttcccAACTGTCAAACAAAAATGCGCAAACAGCGATTTTTATCACCCCAAGAAACTGTCGAAGACTTTCAGAACCATGTTTCTACATCAGCTTCAGAGTGGAAAAAAGTATCCAATATTGGTTTGAGTATGCAAAAATGTATGGATCTTAAGgttgaatatttcgaaaaacaataaaatgccTTTTTTCGAATTTGTTCGTTCATGGATCCatcagccggtgaaccacgtccgaagcgtccaaaggcacaacagtcagcagggaaggttatggcttcagtattttgggaagcgcatggaatattgttcatcgactatctcccaAAAGTGagaaacaatcaatagcgaatactacatagagtttttggatcgtttgaatgctaGAATCGAGGAAAAACGGCCACATATGTCGAAGAATAAACCACTGTTCCACCAAGACAATGTatcgattcacaagtcgatggcaacgatggtagaagcacacttcgaattgcttcctcatccacagTATTGTTCAGATCTGGTTCCCAGTGACTACTAGCTATTcgctgatataaaaaaaatgctcaCCGGTAAGAAAtccagctcaaatgaagaagtaatagctgaaactgaagcctatttagAGAGAGAAGAGAAATCCTTGTACAAGCACgtcatcgagaagttagagaatcGTTGGAACGATTGTATTGCTCTATTGAcgaataaaatcgttttttaggaaaaaaaatgtgtttttcctAGTTAatcacacgatttattgagttatgttataatctattttcaaattgagcTTCTGCACAACAGGATGAGAAATAATTTGCACATCCTTCTCCTGAGACACCGCAGAGTAATGTCtctctatttattttctatcaacGTTAAATTTCCTTTGATAAACATTTGAGAATTCTTTCTTCCTCGACCATAAATTTTGGCAACTCTTATTGCGAACGCATTTGAGGTTAACGGCTATTGTCAATATGCTGTCACTTGTCATCGACTATACTCACAAAATTAATATCAGATATAGAGTGTGAGGCATGGGAGGTTGTTCAAGTAAGATAGAGAGGAAAAAAACATCGGTATACCACTCACCATCAATCTCTACTTTATTCCGATTGGATTCCCATGACGTTTCGAAGTTTCGAGTGGTGGGAACGGCAAATAAGGAGAATGAGAGTAAAGAGAATGGTAAACCGATGCTCTTTCTTTATCTTCCAATATTTGCTCCACAACAATCACAACTTTTCGAATAATTCTGACAAATCTCCCTCGTATAGACATATTAGTAATGATGACGAATAATAAAATCGACAAGAACTGATAAAAACTTACCGTCTGGCCAATTGTCGAAAACATGTTGAGCAATGTCCCCAGCAGAATCGCTCGGACTGAACAAAAACTCTTTTGTTTTACCGCTGACGAGAATCAGGCGCAGAtttatctgaaacaaaaatatgcgattgttgattttgttattgtaaaatACACGTTTCGAATGCCATACACGCCGGTTAGAAAGTTTTTGTGGTACGGTAACGAAATTCTGggttaaaattaaattgacgAACGTTTTTAGAGAACGTGACACAAATTTATAAACCACACCATTCAGATTTTGATAAAAGTATATTGTGTTTTGTTTCATGAActgtaattcaaaatataaattcgaTCGAAATACGTATCCGTACCTCCTTGCGccatattatttaaattttcattttcattttcgaTTGCTTGCAATTTTCATCGTATAGGTCTGCTTTTCCATATGTAGATTGAAAATCCTCTAAGAGTGTATTAACCCTAGAATACCGTCG
The sequence above is drawn from the Diorhabda carinulata isolate Delta chromosome 6, icDioCari1.1, whole genome shotgun sequence genome and encodes:
- the LOC130894856 gene encoding ubiquitin-like protein 3; this encodes MSSRHIPADKINLRLILVSGKTKEFLFSPSDSAGDIAQHVFDNWPDDWCQEAVSKAEILRLIYQGRFLHSNVTLGALGLPFGKTTVMHLVPRETLPEPNSQDQRQKSKGGNSSCCSTSCCIL